A region from the Molothrus aeneus isolate 106 chromosome 17, BPBGC_Maene_1.0, whole genome shotgun sequence genome encodes:
- the SRSF6 gene encoding serine/arginine-rich splicing factor 6, translating to MPRVYIGRLSYHVREKDIQRFFSGYGRLLEVDLKNGYGFVEFEDSRDADDAVYELNGKDLCGERVIVEHARGPRRDRDGYSYSSRSGGGGGYSSRRQSGRDKYGPPVRTEFRLIVENLSSRCSWQDLKDFMRQAGEVTYADAHKERTNEGVIEFRSYSDMKRALDKLDGTEINGRKIRLVEDKPRSSHRRSYSGSRSRSRSRRRSRSRSRRSRSSRSRSRSVSKSRSRSKSRSRSKDRSRSRSKSRKSRSKSKSKPKSDRGSRSHSRSKEKSEKSRSRSRSRSRSPKENGKGDAKSKSRSRSRSRSNSPQQQPSAKARSESPPKRAASRSRSRSRSKSRSRSRSSSRD from the exons ATGCCGCGCGTCTACATCGGCCGCCTGAGCTACCATGTCCGGGAGAAGGACATCCAGCGCTTCTTCAGCGGCTACGGCCGCCTGCTCGAGGTCGATCTCAAAAACGG CTACGGCTTCGTGGAGTTCGAGGACTCCCGCGACGCCGACGATGCCGTGTACGAGCTGAACGGGAAGGACCTGTGCGGGGAGCGGGTTATCGTGGAGCACGCCCGCGGCCCCCGCCGCGACAGGGACGGCTACAGCTACAGCAGCCGCA GTGGGGGTGGTGGCGGATATAGCAGTCGGAGACAATCGGGACGAGATAAATACGGACCGCCCGTTCGTACAGAGTTCAGACTGATTGTTGAGAACCTTTCCAGTCGCTGTAGTTGGCAGGATTTAAAA GATTTCATGAGGCAAGCTGGGGAGGTGACCTATGCAGATGCCCACAAAGAACGTACAAATGAAGGAGTGATCGAGTTCCGCTCGTACTCGGACATGAAGCGTGCCCTGGACAAGCTGGATGGCACAGAGATAAACGGCAGGAAGATCAGGCTGGTGGAGGACAAGCCACGCTCCAGCCACAGGCGATCCTACTCTGGCAGCAGGTCCAG GTCACGATCCAGGAGACGGTCTAGAAGCAGAAGTCGGAGGAGTCGGAGCAGCCGCAGCAGATCCCGTAGTGTCTCCAAAAGCCGTTCCCG ATCTAAATCCAGGTCACGAAGCAAAGACCGCTCCCGTTCCCGATCCAAAAGCAGGAAGTCCAGATCAAAGAGCAAATCCAAACCCAAGTCTGACAGGGGGTCGCGCTCACACAGCAGATCCAAGGAGAAGTCGGAGAAGTCCCGGTCCAGATCCAGGTCCAGGTCTCGATCTCCCAAAGAAAATGGTAAAGGGGATGCTAAGTCCAAGTCCAGGTCCAGGAGCAGGTCTCGCTCCAACTCTCCGCAGCAGCAGCCGTCTGCCAAGGCTCGCTCCGAGTCACCGCCCAAAAGAGCCGCCTCCAGGTCCCGCTCCAGGTCTCGCTCAAAGTCCCGCTCACGATCAAGATCCAGTTCAAGAGATTAG